From Rhodovastum atsumiense, a single genomic window includes:
- a CDS encoding PhoH family protein: MSQTVASPTPDTASVVPAGKAVTLTFADNALLPLLLGDHDRHLVRLEQGLGVRLSCRGNRVAIAGEAARVEAAQLALTALYRRLERGEPIGTSEVDAAIRMSEIDDPRLPLSDLPAIRTRRGAVGPRSPGQAGYMDALARNEMVFGIGPAGTGKTYLAVAQAVAMLQAGKVDRIILSRPAVEAGERLGFLPGDLKEKVDPYLRPLYDALHDMMPGEQVLRRMGTGEIEVAPLAFMRGRTLAHAFVILDEAQNTTPVQMKMFLTRMGEGTRMVITGDLSQVDLPSGTRSGLRDALDTLEGVAGIAVCRFDKRDVVRHPLVARIVDAYDQREAAEKDTRDARRSRAAAVGVSGT, translated from the coding sequence TTGAGCCAGACCGTCGCGTCTCCGACGCCTGACACCGCCTCCGTCGTCCCGGCCGGAAAGGCCGTGACCCTCACCTTCGCCGACAATGCGCTGCTGCCATTGCTGCTCGGCGACCATGACCGCCACCTGGTGCGGCTGGAGCAGGGGCTGGGCGTCCGGCTGTCCTGCCGGGGCAACCGGGTGGCGATCGCGGGCGAGGCGGCGCGCGTGGAGGCGGCACAGCTCGCGCTGACGGCGCTGTACCGCCGGCTGGAACGCGGCGAACCGATCGGCACCAGCGAGGTCGATGCCGCCATCCGCATGAGCGAGATCGACGACCCGCGCCTGCCACTCTCCGACCTGCCGGCCATCCGCACCCGCCGCGGCGCGGTCGGGCCGCGCAGCCCTGGCCAGGCCGGCTACATGGACGCGCTCGCCCGCAACGAGATGGTGTTCGGCATCGGCCCGGCCGGCACCGGCAAGACCTATCTCGCGGTCGCCCAGGCGGTAGCTATGCTGCAGGCCGGCAAGGTGGACCGCATCATCCTCTCCCGCCCCGCCGTCGAGGCCGGCGAGCGCCTGGGCTTCCTGCCCGGCGACCTGAAGGAAAAGGTCGATCCCTACCTGCGCCCGCTGTACGACGCGCTACACGACATGATGCCCGGCGAGCAGGTGCTGCGCCGCATGGGCACCGGCGAGATCGAGGTCGCGCCGTTGGCCTTCATGCGGGGGCGCACGCTGGCACACGCCTTCGTGATCCTGGACGAGGCGCAGAACACCACGCCGGTCCAGATGAAGATGTTCCTCACCCGCATGGGCGAGGGCACGCGGATGGTGATCACCGGCGATCTCAGCCAGGTGGACCTGCCTTCAGGCACCCGCTCCGGGCTGCGTGACGCGCTGGACACGCTCGAGGGTGTTGCCGGCATTGCCGTTTGCAGGTTCGACAAGCGCGACGTGGTACGGCATCCTTTGGTAGCCCGCATCGTGGACGCCTACGATCAACGCGAGGCGGCCGAAAAAGACACTCGCGACGCCCGCCGCAGTCGTGCGGCGGCCGTGGGAGTCTCTGGGACGTAG
- a CDS encoding hemolysin family protein — MSSLSRAGLLNRILGHFGRRQNEHSVRASIAELVQEAAQAPQVPGQIPELDRQERALIANVLRLRGTTADDVMVPRADIVAMRIDVTLDEAIDQIRREGHSRLPVYREQLDDVAGMVHIKDVFSYVGRPEGFKLESILRRPLLVAPQVPVLDLLLQMRQARMHLALVVDEYGGIDGLVTIEDLVETIVGDISDEHDEVLGPMVTERGDGSLDLDARLPVEDFEARVGPVLTEDEREADIDTVGGLVFTLAGRVPARGEVIGHSGGFEFRILEADARRIRRIRVRRPPPAQQEAAE; from the coding sequence ATGAGTTCGCTCTCCCGTGCCGGTCTGCTCAACCGCATCCTCGGCCATTTCGGCCGGCGGCAGAACGAGCATTCGGTCCGTGCCTCGATCGCCGAACTGGTGCAGGAAGCGGCGCAAGCGCCACAGGTGCCCGGCCAGATCCCCGAGCTCGACCGGCAGGAACGCGCGCTGATCGCCAATGTGCTGCGCCTGCGCGGCACCACGGCCGACGACGTGATGGTGCCGCGCGCCGACATCGTGGCCATGCGCATCGACGTCACCCTCGACGAGGCGATCGACCAGATCCGTCGCGAGGGCCATTCCCGCCTGCCGGTCTATCGCGAGCAGCTCGACGACGTTGCCGGCATGGTCCACATCAAGGACGTCTTCTCCTACGTGGGCCGACCGGAAGGGTTCAAACTGGAATCCATCCTGCGCCGCCCGTTGCTGGTGGCGCCGCAGGTTCCGGTGCTCGACCTGCTGCTGCAGATGCGGCAGGCGCGCATGCATCTGGCGCTGGTAGTGGACGAGTACGGCGGTATCGATGGCCTGGTGACCATCGAGGACCTGGTCGAGACCATTGTCGGCGACATCTCCGACGAGCACGACGAGGTGCTCGGGCCGATGGTGACCGAGCGCGGCGACGGCTCGCTCGACCTCGACGCCCGGCTGCCGGTAGAGGATTTCGAAGCCCGCGTCGGCCCGGTGCTGACCGAGGACGAGCGCGAAGCCGATATCGACACTGTCGGCGGTCTGGTCTTCACCCTGGCCGGGCGGGTTCCCGCCCGTGGCGAGGTGATCGGCCACAGTGGCGGTTTCGAGTTCCGCATCCTGGAGGCGGATGCCCGCCGCATCCGCCGCATCCGTGTCCGCCGTCCCCCGCCGGCGCAACAGGAAGCCGCGGAATAA
- a CDS encoding lysophospholipid acyltransferase family protein, translating to MQATPRRLKAKRLLLRRPDLDADAANWVAMLPPGRSMLRRLRALRRMVLVLLWALLAGLIQALLIALPGKAKIAFAKFYWMVNCRLIGMSVRVIGTPARRTADGRPIVYVSNHSSWLDIPVLGGKLEACFIAKEEVARWPLIGTLARLGRTVYVRRRRSSTARERDEMRDRLAGGDSLILFPEGTTSDGSRVLPFRSCFLSIAELPVTADGKPALVQPVSVVYDRLSGLPTGRVNRPLFAWYGDMDIGSHFWRLAQHRGLRATVLLHAALDPSAFASRKALAQATWAAAAEGAAMLRQNRPARPVVPDGAEQAAEAARPAYA from the coding sequence ATGCAAGCCACTCCTCGCCGCCTGAAAGCCAAGCGCCTGCTGCTGCGCCGTCCGGACCTGGACGCGGACGCGGCCAACTGGGTCGCCATGCTGCCCCCTGGCCGCTCCATGCTGCGCCGGCTGCGCGCGCTGCGGCGCATGGTGCTGGTCCTGCTGTGGGCGCTGCTGGCCGGATTGATCCAGGCGCTGCTGATCGCGCTGCCGGGAAAGGCAAAGATCGCCTTCGCCAAATTCTACTGGATGGTGAATTGCCGCCTGATCGGCATGTCGGTGCGCGTGATCGGTACGCCGGCCCGCCGCACCGCCGACGGGCGACCGATCGTCTATGTCTCCAACCACTCTTCCTGGCTCGACATCCCGGTGCTCGGGGGCAAGCTCGAAGCCTGCTTCATCGCCAAGGAAGAAGTGGCGCGCTGGCCGTTGATCGGCACTCTCGCGCGACTCGGCCGTACCGTCTACGTGCGCCGCCGCCGCAGCTCCACCGCGCGCGAGCGCGATGAGATGCGCGATCGCCTTGCCGGCGGCGACAGCCTGATCCTGTTCCCGGAAGGCACCACCTCCGACGGTTCGCGGGTGCTGCCGTTCCGTTCCTGCTTCCTCTCGATCGCCGAGCTGCCGGTGACCGCGGATGGGAAGCCGGCGCTGGTACAGCCGGTGTCGGTGGTGTACGACCGGCTGTCGGGCCTGCCGACCGGCCGGGTCAACCGCCCGCTCTTCGCCTGGTACGGCGACATGGATATCGGCTCGCATTTCTGGCGCCTCGCCCAGCATCGCGGCCTGCGCGCGACCGTGCTGCTGCATGCGGCGCTCGACCCGAGCGCCTTCGCCAGCCGCAAGGCGCTGGCCCAGGCCACCTGGGCGGCGGCAGCCGAGGGAGCAGCGATGCTGCGGCAGAACCGTCCCGCCCGGCCGGTCGTTCCGGACGGTGCCGAGCAGGCGGCCGAGGCCGCCCGGCCGGCCTACGCGTGA
- the ybeY gene encoding rRNA maturation RNase YbeY, whose translation MDPSHSRGPAAAGFQIIVDEPAWRRIVPQAERVAARAAQVACVHGTVLLASDAAVKQLNARHRGRNKPTNVLTFEPAAPGLPGDIVLALGTVRREAAQSGKRPAHHLAHLIVHGSLHLQGHDHEEAGEARRMEMAEARILRRLGVPNPWKR comes from the coding sequence ATGGATCCTTCTCATAGTCGGGGCCCCGCAGCCGCGGGGTTCCAGATCATCGTGGACGAGCCGGCCTGGCGCCGCATCGTCCCTCAGGCAGAACGGGTGGCCGCCCGCGCCGCCCAGGTGGCTTGCGTGCACGGCACCGTGCTGCTTGCCTCCGATGCCGCGGTGAAGCAGCTCAACGCGCGCCATCGCGGCCGCAACAAGCCGACCAACGTGCTGACCTTCGAACCGGCCGCGCCGGGGCTGCCCGGCGACATCGTGCTCGCCCTGGGCACGGTGCGGCGGGAAGCGGCACAGTCCGGCAAGCGGCCGGCGCATCACCTCGCGCATCTGATCGTGCACGGCAGCCTGCACCTGCAGGGCCACGATCACGAGGAGGCCGGGGAAGCGCGGCGCATGGAAATGGCCGAGGCACGCATCCTCCGGCGACTGGGGGTGCCCAATCCGTGGAAACGCTGA
- a CDS encoding histidine phosphatase family protein produces the protein MILLRHGQSEFNVRFAVDRRDPGIVDPPLTPLGRQQIGQAAEALAGERIRRILASPYTRTLQTAALLAERLDLPVLVHPVVRERFAFTCDVGTPRTGLSRTWPDHDFSHLEEVWWPAQEEPLHALLDRAALFRAEMAALPDWSDTLVVTHWGFILAMTGERLENGEWRRCDPTGPCPEDVTLRH, from the coding sequence ATGATTCTGCTCCGTCATGGCCAGAGCGAATTCAACGTCCGTTTCGCGGTCGATCGCCGTGATCCCGGTATCGTCGACCCGCCCTTGACCCCGCTCGGCCGGCAGCAGATCGGGCAGGCGGCCGAAGCCCTGGCCGGCGAGCGGATCCGCCGCATCCTGGCCTCACCCTACACCCGCACTTTGCAGACCGCGGCACTGCTGGCCGAGCGGCTGGATCTGCCGGTGCTTGTGCATCCGGTGGTGCGGGAACGTTTCGCCTTCACCTGCGACGTCGGCACCCCCCGCACCGGGCTTTCACGGACCTGGCCGGACCACGATTTTTCCCATCTCGAGGAAGTGTGGTGGCCGGCGCAGGAAGAGCCGTTGCACGCCCTGCTGGACCGGGCCGCCCTGTTCCGGGCCGAGATGGCGGCACTGCCGGACTGGTCGGATACGCTGGTGGTCACCCACTGGGGATTCATCCTGGCCATGACCGGCGAGCGCCTCGAGAACGGGGAATGGCGGCGCTGCGATCCGACCGGTCCCTGCCCGGAGGACGTCACCCTGCGGCACTGA
- a CDS encoding autotransporter assembly complex protein TamA, with product MPRDPHFPGSRRRPRAPALAMLSLALAFWLKDERGHAADPQPYEVTIAPTGDAALDAAAQASSTLLSLHDTAPVGPFALIGRARNDVGRMQTALNSFGYYDGRVAITIADHPLDDPALVDLLDRIPPETSVPVKVTLTTGPEFHLRSITLPPGTPAAAREALQLQPGDPARAADVLAAGERMQTALLNAGHALARVGEPQAYLIPDARALDVSFPVEAGPRVDLGRIAITGERRLNESYIRRRLLLQPGQVFDPAAIAKARQDLAAVPALGAVRITPGTALDADGRLPMTVDVSERPLHAVNLSAAFSTDEGGSVGASWTHRNLWGNAEMLTLGAAASQLGGTAARQPGYNAYTTLVLPDWLQRGQSLTFNLLAVREYLDAYDRTAAIIGATLARRLTEELTVSGGLQFEKAYIEQEGIGRNYTLLQAPLGVTWDSTHDPFNPVSGVRANVLVTPTYSMATGAGRDASFVIVQASASTYLDVGNWLLGTEGRSILALRGFVGAINGAAVFDVPPDQRFYAGGGGSIRGFRYQSVGPKFPSGNPTGGNSVDFGSIEFRQRFGTSWGAAVFVDAGQVGTNGVPFSGNLAVGAGVGVRYYTAIGPIRADVAVPLTRERGGDDFGLYIGIGQAF from the coding sequence ATGCCGCGTGACCCTCATTTCCCTGGCAGTCGTCGCCGGCCACGCGCACCGGCCCTGGCCATGCTGTCGCTTGCCCTGGCGTTCTGGCTGAAGGACGAGCGCGGCCATGCTGCCGACCCGCAACCCTACGAGGTCACCATTGCGCCGACCGGCGACGCCGCGCTCGATGCCGCCGCGCAGGCGTCCTCCACGCTGCTATCGCTACATGACACCGCGCCGGTCGGGCCCTTCGCCCTGATCGGTCGGGCCCGCAACGATGTCGGGCGCATGCAGACCGCCCTGAACAGCTTCGGGTACTATGACGGACGCGTGGCCATCACGATCGCCGATCATCCGCTCGACGATCCGGCGCTGGTGGACCTGCTCGACCGGATCCCGCCGGAGACCAGCGTTCCGGTCAAGGTCACCCTGACCACAGGGCCCGAATTCCACCTCCGCAGCATCACCCTGCCGCCGGGCACCCCCGCCGCGGCCCGGGAGGCGTTGCAACTGCAGCCGGGCGATCCTGCCCGCGCCGCCGATGTGCTGGCCGCGGGCGAACGGATGCAGACGGCGCTGCTCAATGCCGGCCATGCCCTCGCCAGGGTCGGCGAGCCGCAGGCGTACCTGATTCCGGATGCCCGGGCGCTGGATGTGTCCTTCCCGGTCGAGGCCGGCCCGCGCGTCGATCTCGGGCGGATCGCCATCACCGGCGAACGGCGGCTGAACGAGTCCTATATCCGCCGCCGCCTGCTGCTGCAGCCCGGCCAGGTCTTCGACCCGGCCGCGATCGCCAAGGCACGCCAGGACCTTGCCGCCGTGCCGGCGCTGGGGGCGGTGCGCATCACCCCCGGCACCGCCCTGGATGCGGATGGGCGCCTGCCGATGACGGTGGACGTATCCGAGCGCCCGCTGCACGCGGTGAACCTGTCGGCCGCCTTCTCCACCGACGAGGGCGGCAGCGTCGGTGCCTCCTGGACCCATCGCAACCTGTGGGGCAACGCCGAGATGCTGACCCTGGGCGCGGCCGCCAGCCAGCTCGGCGGCACCGCGGCGCGGCAGCCGGGGTACAACGCCTATACCACGCTGGTGCTGCCGGACTGGCTGCAGCGCGGCCAGTCCCTGACGTTCAACCTGCTGGCGGTGCGGGAATACCTCGATGCTTACGATCGTACCGCAGCGATCATCGGGGCGACGCTGGCGCGCCGGCTGACCGAAGAGCTTACGGTCAGTGGCGGCCTGCAGTTCGAGAAGGCCTATATCGAGCAGGAGGGAATCGGCCGGAACTACACGCTGCTGCAGGCGCCGCTGGGCGTGACCTGGGACAGCACGCATGATCCGTTCAACCCGGTTTCGGGGGTGCGGGCGAACGTCTTGGTCACCCCCACCTACAGCATGGCTACCGGTGCGGGGCGGGACGCCAGCTTCGTGATCGTGCAGGCTTCCGCCTCCACCTACCTGGATGTGGGCAACTGGCTGCTCGGCACCGAGGGGCGCAGCATCCTTGCCCTGCGCGGCTTCGTCGGCGCGATCAACGGGGCCGCGGTGTTCGATGTCCCGCCCGACCAGCGCTTCTATGCCGGCGGCGGCGGCTCCATCCGCGGCTTCCGCTACCAGTCGGTCGGACCGAAATTTCCCAGCGGAAACCCGACCGGAGGCAATTCCGTGGATTTCGGCAGCATCGAGTTCCGCCAGCGCTTCGGCACCAGTTGGGGGGCGGCGGTCTTCGTCGATGCCGGGCAGGTCGGCACCAATGGCGTGCCGTTCAGCGGCAATCTCGCGGTCGGTGCCGGGGTGGGGGTGCGCTACTACACCGCGATCGGGCCGATCCGGGCCGATGTGGCGGTACCGCTGACGCGCGAACGCGGCGGCGACGATTTCGGCCTCTATATTGGTATCGGACAGGCCTTCTGA
- the miaB gene encoding tRNA (N6-isopentenyl adenosine(37)-C2)-methylthiotransferase MiaB, which translates to MNDLPITPSFEQPREAAPARRLHVITWGCQMNVYDSARMADVLAPLGYAPAPAPEGADMVILNTCHIRDKAAEKVFSELGRLRLLKEARAQEGGRMILAVAGCVAQAEGEEILARAPFVDIVLGPQTYHRLPEMVARASRAAGTVIDTEFPPEDKFDHLPEAAAPQGLTAFLTIQEGCDKFCSFCVVPYTRGAEQSRPEAAVLAEARRLVAQGAREITLLGQNVNAWHGAGADGMASSLGRLVRRLADIPDLLRIRYTTSHPRDVDDDLIAAHRDVPQLMPFLHLPVQSGADRVLAAMNRRHTADEYRRIVERLRAARPDLALSSDFIVGHPGETEAEFEATLALVRDIGFAQAYSFKYSPRPGTPAAAATTQVPEAEKDRRLQALQALLREQQTRFNQGCVGLTVPVLFTGPGRHPGQIAGRSPWLQPVHLSGPESLIGREAPVKIEVAHTNSLSASLPEQERACA; encoded by the coding sequence GTGAACGACCTGCCGATCACCCCGAGCTTTGAGCAGCCCCGCGAGGCCGCGCCCGCGCGCCGCCTGCACGTGATCACCTGGGGCTGCCAGATGAACGTCTACGACAGCGCCCGCATGGCCGATGTCCTGGCCCCGCTCGGCTACGCCCCGGCCCCCGCGCCCGAGGGCGCCGACATGGTGATCCTCAACACCTGCCACATCCGCGACAAGGCGGCCGAGAAGGTGTTCTCCGAACTCGGCCGGCTGCGCCTGCTGAAGGAGGCGCGGGCCCAGGAAGGCGGACGGATGATCCTCGCCGTCGCCGGCTGCGTCGCCCAGGCCGAGGGCGAGGAGATCCTGGCGCGCGCGCCCTTCGTCGACATCGTGCTCGGGCCGCAGACCTATCACCGCCTGCCGGAGATGGTGGCCCGCGCCAGCCGCGCCGCCGGGACGGTGATCGACACGGAATTCCCGCCCGAGGACAAGTTCGACCACCTGCCGGAAGCCGCCGCGCCGCAGGGCCTGACCGCCTTCCTGACCATCCAGGAGGGCTGCGACAAATTCTGCAGCTTCTGCGTCGTCCCCTATACCCGCGGCGCCGAGCAGAGCCGCCCGGAAGCCGCCGTGCTGGCCGAGGCCCGCCGGCTGGTGGCGCAAGGGGCGCGCGAGATCACCCTGCTCGGCCAGAACGTCAATGCCTGGCACGGCGCCGGCGCCGACGGGATGGCCTCCTCGCTCGGCCGGCTGGTCCGCCGCCTCGCCGACATCCCCGACCTGCTGCGCATCCGCTACACCACCTCCCATCCCCGCGACGTGGATGACGACCTGATCGCCGCCCATCGCGACGTGCCGCAGTTGATGCCCTTCCTGCACCTGCCGGTGCAGTCCGGGGCGGACCGGGTGCTGGCGGCGATGAACCGCCGCCATACCGCCGACGAGTACCGCCGCATCGTCGAGCGGCTGCGCGCAGCCCGCCCCGACCTTGCCCTGTCCTCGGATTTCATCGTCGGCCATCCCGGGGAAACCGAGGCCGAGTTCGAGGCCACCCTGGCCCTGGTGCGCGACATCGGTTTCGCGCAGGCCTACAGCTTCAAATACTCGCCCCGTCCCGGCACCCCGGCCGCCGCCGCCACCACCCAGGTGCCGGAAGCCGAGAAGGACCGCCGCCTGCAGGCGCTGCAGGCGTTGCTGCGCGAGCAGCAGACCCGCTTCAACCAGGGCTGCGTCGGCTTGACCGTGCCGGTGCTGTTCACCGGCCCCGGCCGCCATCCCGGCCAGATCGCCGGCCGCTCGCCCTGGCTGCAGCCGGTGCATCTTTCCGGCCCGGAAAGCCTGATCGGACGCGAAGCCCCCGTGAAGATCGAGGTCGCCCACACCAACTCTCTTTCAGCAAGCCTGCCAGAACAGGAGCGAGCCTGCGCTTGA
- the secB gene encoding protein-export chaperone SecB → MSETNPTAQPQVPPLVVNIQYVKDLSFEVPGAPQIYTQLRNAPRVDINLDVQARRIAEGQDTFEVTLAIRAEATEAQANGSAGNRVFLAELAYAGVFTLSGLPENTVEPVLLVECPRILFPFARNILSDVTRDGGFPPVLLQPIDFVALWQSRRAQAQAPGNDTVAGIA, encoded by the coding sequence ATGTCCGAGACCAACCCGACAGCCCAGCCCCAGGTGCCTCCGCTGGTGGTCAACATCCAGTACGTCAAGGACCTTTCCTTCGAGGTGCCGGGCGCGCCACAGATCTACACCCAGCTCCGCAACGCCCCACGCGTCGACATCAACCTCGATGTCCAGGCCCGCCGCATCGCCGAAGGCCAGGACACCTTCGAGGTGACGCTGGCGATCCGCGCCGAGGCCACCGAAGCCCAGGCCAATGGCAGCGCAGGCAACCGCGTGTTCCTCGCTGAACTCGCCTATGCCGGGGTGTTTACCCTGTCCGGCCTGCCGGAGAACACGGTCGAGCCGGTGCTGCTGGTCGAGTGCCCGCGCATCCTGTTCCCCTTCGCGCGCAACATCCTCTCCGACGTGACCCGCGACGGCGGCTTCCCGCCGGTGCTGCTGCAGCCGATCGACTTCGTCGCCCTGTGGCAGAGCCGCCGCGCCCAGGCACAGGCACCGGGCAACGATACCGTCGCGGGCATCGCCTAA